One Phycisphaerae bacterium RAS2 DNA window includes the following coding sequences:
- the sugE gene encoding Quaternary ammonium compound-resistance protein SugE — translation MAWFILIVAGLLEIGWAVGLKYTKGFTVLWPSVWTLAAMIASMGLLAIAAKSLPIGTAYAVWTGIGAVGAAVLGMVLLGESRDAARIVWLTVIIVGIIGLKFSTRAS, via the coding sequence ATGGCTTGGTTCATTCTCATCGTCGCGGGATTGCTGGAGATCGGTTGGGCCGTCGGCCTGAAATATACAAAAGGCTTCACCGTTCTCTGGCCCAGCGTCTGGACCCTCGCCGCGATGATCGCCAGCATGGGCCTGCTCGCCATCGCCGCCAAATCACTCCCCATCGGAACGGCCTACGCCGTCTGGACCGGCATCGGCGCGGTCGGGGCGGCCGTGCTGGGCATGGTCCTGCTGGGCGAATCGCGCGACGCCGCGCGGATCGTCTGGCTGACCGTCATCATCGTGGGAATCATCGGCCTGAAGTTCTCAACCCGCGCGTCGTGA
- the ftsH_1 gene encoding ATP-dependent zinc metalloprotease FtsH produces MSDDGQEPEDGGQRPRKGGRGGGPPMPPRMRMTRGAMSWVGFLLIGLMIALVVSRSYTPPESVTIDKFWKMARDGLFTQITLSDDYILAEPRESAQGVPRSRGVQKRYKVTMRVDNVDELAEKLRKACPDTVIQYEQSTQPLINTLLSIIPWLLIFGFIWFFVFRQLRSSAGGAGMLGSFGRSRHRVSNKELTNITFKDVAGVEEAKEEVAEIIEFLKNPKKFQRLGGRIPRGVLLVGEPGCGKTLLAKAIAGEADVPFFSISGADFVEMFVGVGASRVRDLFKSAKENAPCIIFLDEIDAVGRRRGAAFGGGGHDEREQTLNAILVEMDGFDTSDQVIVIAATNRDDILDPALTRPGRFDRRVYVPLPDIKGRLEILKVHAKKVKLAPSVDLMRIARGTPMFNGAELAATINEAAILATMQNKDMIEMEDLEEARDKVRYGRSNKSRQIEEKERENTAYHEAGHAVLQVLLKGEADPLHKVTIIPRGRALGATMSLPEKDRYGYARRWLTATLRVLCGGRIAEQRHSGDVSSGAAMDIEQVTHLSRAMVLEWGMSDKLGFVKYSPDNAREMLVPERNYSDETAGVIDVEIRRLSEEAFRDAERMINENWDKVVRVSEALLKYETLDAEEVEALCRGESLNRPSLSDLLADEGRTPRSARPVPPTRPSTLPDTLPGGSLPQPGMG; encoded by the coding sequence ATGTCGGACGACGGACAGGAACCTGAAGACGGAGGACAGCGGCCTCGCAAGGGCGGCCGGGGCGGTGGTCCGCCGATGCCGCCGCGCATGCGCATGACGCGCGGCGCGATGAGCTGGGTGGGGTTCCTGCTGATCGGCCTGATGATCGCGCTGGTGGTCTCGCGGAGCTACACGCCGCCGGAGTCGGTGACGATCGACAAGTTCTGGAAGATGGCCCGCGACGGGCTGTTCACGCAGATCACCCTTAGCGATGACTACATCCTCGCCGAGCCGCGCGAGTCGGCGCAGGGCGTTCCGCGGTCGCGCGGCGTTCAGAAGCGTTACAAAGTTACGATGCGCGTCGACAACGTCGACGAACTCGCGGAAAAGCTGCGCAAGGCGTGCCCCGACACGGTCATCCAATACGAGCAGAGCACCCAGCCGCTGATCAACACGCTGTTGTCGATCATCCCGTGGCTGCTCATTTTCGGATTCATCTGGTTCTTCGTTTTCCGCCAGTTGAGATCTTCCGCCGGCGGGGCGGGGATGTTGGGCAGCTTTGGTCGTTCGCGCCATCGCGTGAGCAACAAGGAGCTGACCAACATCACGTTCAAGGACGTGGCGGGCGTCGAAGAGGCGAAGGAAGAAGTCGCCGAGATCATTGAGTTCCTGAAGAACCCCAAGAAGTTCCAGCGGCTGGGCGGGCGCATCCCGCGCGGCGTGTTGCTGGTGGGCGAGCCGGGCTGCGGCAAGACGCTGTTGGCCAAGGCGATCGCCGGTGAGGCCGATGTGCCGTTCTTCTCGATCAGCGGCGCGGATTTTGTTGAGATGTTCGTCGGCGTCGGCGCGTCGCGCGTGCGCGACTTGTTCAAGAGCGCGAAGGAAAATGCGCCGTGCATCATCTTCCTCGATGAAATCGACGCGGTCGGTCGACGCCGCGGTGCGGCCTTCGGCGGCGGCGGGCACGACGAACGCGAGCAGACGCTCAATGCCATCCTCGTTGAGATGGACGGGTTCGATACCTCGGACCAGGTCATCGTGATCGCTGCGACGAACCGCGACGACATCCTTGATCCCGCGCTGACGCGGCCGGGCCGGTTTGACCGGCGCGTGTACGTACCCTTGCCCGACATCAAGGGGCGTCTGGAGATTCTGAAGGTCCATGCCAAGAAGGTGAAACTCGCGCCGAGCGTCGACCTCATGCGCATCGCGCGCGGCACGCCGATGTTCAACGGCGCGGAGCTTGCGGCCACGATCAACGAGGCGGCCATCCTCGCGACCATGCAGAACAAAGACATGATCGAGATGGAGGACCTTGAGGAGGCGCGCGACAAGGTGCGCTACGGCCGCTCCAACAAGAGCCGGCAGATTGAGGAGAAGGAGCGCGAGAACACGGCCTATCACGAGGCGGGCCATGCTGTGTTGCAGGTGCTGCTGAAGGGCGAGGCCGATCCGCTGCACAAGGTGACGATCATTCCGCGCGGCCGGGCGCTGGGCGCGACGATGAGCCTGCCGGAGAAGGATCGCTACGGTTACGCCCGGCGTTGGCTGACGGCGACGTTGCGCGTGCTGTGCGGCGGTCGCATCGCGGAGCAGCGGCACAGCGGTGACGTGAGCAGCGGCGCGGCGATGGACATCGAGCAGGTGACGCACCTGTCGCGCGCGATGGTGCTCGAGTGGGGCATGAGCGACAAGCTGGGATTCGTGAAGTACTCGCCGGATAACGCGCGCGAGATGCTCGTGCCCGAGCGGAACTACTCCGACGAGACGGCCGGCGTGATCGACGTGGAGATTCGCCGCTTGTCGGAAGAAGCATTCCGCGATGCCGAGCGCATGATCAATGAGAATTGGGACAAGGTTGTGCGCGTGTCCGAGGCCCTGTTGAAATACGAGACACTCGACGCGGAAGAAGTTGAAGCGCTGTGCCGCGGCGAGTCGCTGAATCGCCCGAGCTTGAGCGACCTGCTCGCCGACGAAGGGCGAACGCCGCGCTCGGCGCGACCGGTGCCCCCGACCCGGCCAAGCACGCTGCCCGACACGCTTCCCGGCGGCTCGCTGCCGCAGCCGGGCATGGGTTGA
- a CDS encoding Acetyltransferase (GNAT) family protein: MANANVQIVGPAELPLITELYNEIFRPPKDVEFFRRRFLGRYNALMLVASVEERQVGFATGFELKPSVFFAWLAGVHPDFRRMGIGAQLQEAQFAWAREHGYQFIRMECHNGHRPVLHMAITMGFNIVGVRWDPDRGDNLIIFEKSVTE; encoded by the coding sequence ATGGCCAACGCCAACGTACAGATCGTCGGTCCGGCCGAGCTGCCGCTGATCACCGAGCTATACAACGAGATTTTTCGTCCGCCGAAGGATGTGGAGTTCTTCCGCCGGCGCTTCCTTGGGCGCTACAACGCGCTGATGCTTGTCGCGAGCGTCGAGGAGCGGCAGGTCGGATTCGCCACGGGATTCGAATTGAAGCCTTCGGTCTTTTTTGCATGGCTGGCGGGCGTGCATCCTGATTTTCGGCGCATGGGCATCGGCGCGCAATTGCAGGAGGCCCAGTTCGCCTGGGCGCGCGAACACGGCTATCAGTTCATTCGCATGGAATGCCATAACGGCCATCGTCCCGTGCTGCACATGGCGATCACGATGGGGTTCAACATCGTCGGCGTGCGGTGGGACCCGGACCGCGGCGACAATCTCATCATTTTCGAAAAGTCGGTAACAGAGTAA
- a CDS encoding DinB superfamily protein: MSPKDIVLNQYASAQWLYEKAVTELSEADCRFQPFDGACHVNWILAHLAVSEDGMIAQITGQPKRYSEQLHKAYSGGSVCRADDGMTRAEAWKMYTDSAKLTVEFVKSFPESRYDEPAPESMRQMFPTIGAVVGLLSAHPYWHFGQVTYNRRAMNKPMIFGG, translated from the coding sequence ATGTCGCCCAAAGACATTGTTCTGAACCAGTATGCATCGGCCCAATGGCTCTACGAAAAGGCCGTGACGGAGTTGAGTGAAGCCGATTGTCGCTTTCAGCCGTTCGACGGCGCGTGCCACGTCAACTGGATCCTTGCGCATCTGGCGGTATCCGAGGATGGCATGATCGCGCAGATCACCGGGCAGCCGAAGCGCTATAGCGAGCAACTGCACAAGGCCTACAGCGGCGGCAGCGTCTGTCGCGCCGACGACGGCATGACCCGCGCCGAAGCGTGGAAGATGTACACCGACAGCGCGAAGCTGACGGTGGAGTTCGTGAAGAGTTTCCCCGAGTCGCGCTACGACGAGCCCGCCCCGGAGAGCATGCGGCAGATGTTCCCCACGATCGGCGCGGTGGTTGGGTTGCTTAGTGCGCACCCGTACTGGCACTTCGGCCAGGTGACGTACAATCGGCGGGCGATGAATAAGCCGATGATCTTTGGCGGCTGA
- the hutI gene encoding Imidazolonepropionase has product MAPSNALTARFLPNAAIDPASSSTTANFEMTIIRNIGQLVAIPPGPVAGDALSSPPVIENAALVIEGDRIAWFGAEQDAPAEARRLKNSPSPQPFPLEGEGVIDASGGIVVPGLIDCHTHVVFAGSREGEFVQKIRGTSYLEILESGGGIRSTMRAVRAASEDELVSQSLPRVRRMLSAGVTTIEAKSGYGLDAASELKMLRAIRRVGELTGVEMVGTFLGAHATPPEFAGQNDAYIDAMTAPELLSAIRDEKLAEFADVFCEKGAFTPEQSRRFLVHGAAAGLIPKVHAEQLSASGATRLAVELNAASADHLEFVTDDDLAALKGGHTIPVLLPGCSFFLNSPPAPARKLIAAGLPVALATDCNPGSCMIESLPLVMSIAATLLRMTPMETLVAATANAAAALRRADRLGAIAVGHQADLLIVDAASVDQWVYRVAVPAVRTVIKAGRVVHESR; this is encoded by the coding sequence ATGGCGCCAAGCAACGCTTTGACGGCGCGATTCCTTCCCAACGCTGCGATCGATCCTGCGTCCAGTTCAACGACGGCGAACTTTGAAATGACGATCATCCGCAACATCGGGCAGTTGGTCGCGATCCCGCCCGGGCCGGTCGCCGGCGATGCATTGTCCTCGCCGCCGGTGATCGAGAATGCCGCTTTGGTGATCGAAGGCGATCGCATTGCGTGGTTCGGGGCGGAACAGGATGCGCCGGCCGAGGCGCGTCGTTTGAAGAATTCGCCCTCGCCCCAGCCCTTTCCCCTGGAGGGAGAGGGAGTGATCGATGCGAGCGGTGGGATCGTCGTGCCGGGGTTGATCGACTGTCACACGCACGTCGTGTTCGCCGGGTCGCGCGAGGGGGAGTTTGTTCAGAAGATTCGCGGGACGAGCTACCTGGAGATTCTCGAATCAGGCGGCGGGATTCGCAGCACGATGCGCGCCGTGCGCGCCGCGAGCGAAGACGAACTGGTGTCGCAGTCGCTGCCGCGCGTGCGGCGGATGCTGTCGGCCGGCGTGACGACAATCGAAGCGAAGAGCGGCTACGGGCTGGATGCGGCCAGCGAATTGAAGATGCTTCGGGCAATTCGGCGCGTCGGTGAATTGACCGGCGTCGAGATGGTGGGCACGTTTTTGGGCGCGCACGCGACGCCGCCGGAGTTCGCCGGGCAGAACGACGCGTACATCGATGCGATGACTGCGCCGGAACTGCTCTCGGCGATTCGCGATGAAAAGCTGGCCGAGTTCGCGGATGTCTTCTGCGAAAAGGGCGCGTTCACGCCGGAGCAATCGCGGCGGTTTCTCGTGCATGGCGCTGCCGCAGGGCTGATCCCAAAGGTTCACGCCGAGCAGTTGTCGGCCAGCGGCGCGACGCGCCTTGCGGTTGAGTTGAACGCCGCCAGTGCCGATCACCTTGAATTCGTAACCGATGACGACCTCGCGGCGTTGAAGGGCGGGCACACGATTCCTGTGCTGCTGCCGGGCTGTTCGTTCTTCCTCAACAGCCCGCCCGCGCCCGCGCGAAAGTTAATCGCCGCCGGGCTGCCGGTCGCGCTGGCGACCGATTGCAACCCCGGCTCGTGCATGATCGAGTCGCTGCCGCTGGTCATGTCCATCGCCGCGACGCTCCTGCGCATGACGCCGATGGAAACACTGGTCGCCGCCACCGCCAATGCGGCAGCGGCGCTGCGCCGCGCCGACCGACTCGGCGCAATCGCCGTCGGGCATCAGGCCGATCTGCTGATCGTCGACGCAGCGAGCGTCGATCAATGGGTGTATCGTGTGGCCGTGCCGGCTGTGCGCACCGTCATCAAGGCGGGGCGAGTGGTGCATGAATCGAGATAA
- a CDS encoding Iodothyronine deiodinase → MHSAYRDRVSFLFVYVREAHPVDGWQVDSNVSEGVLFEKPRTEDRRREIARACCEKLNLTMPCAVDGLNNAIDDLYAAWPERIFVIAADGRVAYAGEQGPWGFKPDEAEKALRRLIDRR, encoded by the coding sequence ATGCATTCGGCGTACAGGGATCGTGTATCATTTCTTTTTGTCTATGTGCGCGAAGCGCACCCGGTGGATGGTTGGCAGGTGGACAGCAACGTGAGCGAGGGTGTGTTGTTCGAAAAGCCGCGCACAGAAGATCGCCGCCGCGAGATCGCGCGGGCTTGCTGCGAGAAGCTGAATCTGACGATGCCGTGCGCGGTGGATGGGTTGAACAACGCGATAGATGATCTGTACGCTGCGTGGCCGGAGCGGATTTTTGTCATCGCCGCCGACGGGCGAGTTGCGTACGCCGGTGAGCAAGGGCCGTGGGGCTTCAAGCCGGATGAAGCGGAGAAGGCGTTGCGGCGGTTGATCGACAGGCGGTGA
- the fchA_1 gene encoding Methenyltetrahydrofolate cyclohydrolase — translation MPALIECVPNFSEGRDEAVIRQITDAIESVEGVRLLDVDPGKATNRTVVTFVGEPCAVCEAAFRGAKRAAELIDMSRHKGEHPRFGATDVCPLIPISGISMEETVKYAHGLAKRIGDELKIPTFCYEYAATSPQRKNLADVRAGEYEGLRDKLTRPEWKPDFGPATFNAQTGAIAVGARDFLIAYNVNLNTTSVRRANAIAYDIREKGRVKTDDGTPTGKPVLDANGQKVWEPGSLKCVKAIGWYIEEYGVAQISINLTNINVTPLHVAFDECCRRAESRGVRVTGSEIVGMVPLSAMLEAGRYFLRKQQRSTGVSDRELIKIAVRSLGLNDLTPFKPEEKVIEFAIADKASKRLVDRTVKDFVEETASESPAPGGGSVSALLGALGAALATMVANLSSHKRGWDARWEEFSLWAERGKVLHDRLLALVDEDTAAFNALMAAFGLPRGSDSEKSARTAAIEAATLRAIEAPLAVMEAALESFEVIDAMARDGMEASASDVGVAALCARSAVIGAHLNVKINAKGLKDRAGAEAILKKAAGLESEAVARETAVLGVIGPKVQ, via the coding sequence ATGCCCGCATTGATCGAATGCGTTCCCAACTTCAGCGAAGGCCGCGATGAGGCGGTGATTCGCCAGATCACGGATGCCATCGAATCGGTCGAGGGCGTCCGGTTGCTCGATGTCGACCCGGGCAAGGCGACCAATCGTACCGTGGTGACGTTCGTCGGTGAGCCGTGCGCCGTTTGTGAGGCGGCGTTTCGCGGGGCAAAGCGCGCGGCCGAGCTGATCGACATGAGCCGCCACAAGGGCGAGCACCCGCGCTTCGGCGCGACCGACGTCTGCCCGCTGATCCCCATCAGCGGCATCAGCATGGAAGAGACGGTCAAATACGCCCACGGCCTGGCGAAGCGCATCGGCGATGAACTGAAAATCCCCACCTTCTGCTACGAATACGCCGCAACCTCGCCGCAGCGGAAGAACCTCGCCGACGTGCGCGCGGGCGAATACGAAGGACTGCGAGACAAACTGACGCGGCCGGAGTGGAAGCCCGACTTCGGCCCCGCGACGTTCAACGCGCAAACGGGGGCCATCGCCGTGGGAGCGCGCGATTTTCTGATCGCGTACAACGTGAATTTGAACACCACGAGCGTGCGGCGGGCCAACGCGATCGCGTACGACATCCGCGAGAAGGGCCGCGTGAAAACTGACGACGGCACGCCGACCGGCAAGCCGGTGCTCGATGCGAACGGGCAGAAGGTATGGGAGCCGGGGTCGCTGAAGTGCGTGAAGGCGATCGGGTGGTACATCGAGGAGTACGGCGTCGCGCAGATTTCCATCAATCTGACGAACATCAATGTGACGCCGCTGCACGTTGCGTTCGACGAATGCTGCCGGCGGGCTGAATCGCGCGGGGTGCGCGTGACGGGCAGCGAGATCGTGGGCATGGTGCCGTTGTCGGCGATGCTCGAGGCCGGGCGATATTTCCTGCGCAAACAGCAACGCTCGACGGGCGTGAGCGATCGGGAATTGATCAAGATCGCCGTGCGCAGCCTGGGTTTGAACGATTTGACTCCGTTCAAACCCGAAGAAAAGGTCATTGAATTCGCCATCGCGGACAAGGCTTCAAAGCGCCTGGTGGATCGGACGGTGAAGGACTTCGTTGAGGAGACGGCGAGCGAGTCGCCCGCGCCGGGCGGCGGTAGCGTGTCGGCCCTGCTGGGCGCGCTGGGCGCGGCGCTGGCGACGATGGTGGCGAATCTGTCGAGCCACAAGCGCGGGTGGGATGCGCGCTGGGAGGAGTTTTCGCTGTGGGCCGAGCGCGGCAAGGTGCTTCACGATCGGCTGCTCGCGCTGGTGGATGAAGACACAGCGGCGTTCAACGCGCTGATGGCGGCTTTCGGATTGCCCAGGGGCAGTGATTCGGAAAAGTCGGCGCGCACCGCAGCGATTGAAGCGGCGACGTTGCGAGCCATCGAAGCGCCGCTTGCGGTGATGGAGGCGGCGCTGGAGAGTTTTGAGGTGATTGACGCCATGGCACGCGACGGCATGGAAGCCAGCGCGTCGGACGTGGGCGTGGCGGCGTTGTGTGCGCGGTCGGCGGTGATCGGCGCGCACCTGAATGTGAAGATCAACGCGAAGGGACTGAAGGATCGCGCGGGTGCGGAGGCGATTCTCAAGAAGGCGGCGGGGTTGGAGTCGGAGGCGGTCGCGCGCGAAACCGCCGTGCTGGGCGTGATCGGTCCGAAGGTGCAATGA
- the fchA_2 gene encoding Methenyltetrahydrofolate cyclohydrolase — MKETNIKEFLDQLASRSATPGGGSASALVGAAAGALCGMVGRLNDKKDGSPGVLHDTVSEADALRGRLLSLMDEDIMAFNALAASWKLPDDAAHAGQKQAAVLEATRAPLAIMQASLDVMRLAARGLAQSKKNCLSDAGVAALFAHAALEGVRLNVMINLPGIRDERTREELANRAKSVRDDGLRLRREIETLIEKNYGG; from the coding sequence GTGAAAGAAACCAACATAAAGGAATTCCTCGACCAACTCGCATCCCGCTCCGCCACGCCCGGCGGGGGCAGCGCCAGCGCGCTGGTCGGTGCGGCGGCCGGGGCGCTGTGCGGCATGGTGGGGCGACTGAATGATAAGAAGGACGGCTCGCCGGGTGTGTTGCACGACACAGTGTCCGAGGCCGACGCGCTGCGCGGGCGATTGCTGTCGCTGATGGATGAAGACATTATGGCGTTCAATGCGCTGGCCGCGTCATGGAAGCTGCCGGACGACGCGGCGCACGCTGGTCAGAAGCAGGCCGCAGTGCTCGAGGCGACGCGCGCGCCGTTGGCCATCATGCAGGCGTCGCTGGATGTGATGCGTTTGGCGGCGCGGGGGCTGGCGCAGTCAAAGAAGAACTGCCTGTCGGACGCGGGCGTGGCCGCGCTCTTCGCGCATGCGGCGCTGGAGGGTGTAAGGCTGAATGTGATGATCAACCTGCCGGGCATTCGCGACGAACGAACGCGCGAAGAGCTGGCGAATCGCGCGAAATCGGTGCGCGATGATGGACTTCGACTTCGCAGGGAAATTGAGACATTGATTGAGAAGAATTACGGCGGGTGA
- a CDS encoding tetratricopeptide repeat protein: MKRLAAFPSLSFRRHGALRRRFITHSFCPGFLVLIAPVLALAFASAPVLASQSEEPAAKSLRDARDAALAGEYEKAVDAYESAAKDSSLAIAAACGRAEVDLLVGDYRAGITHLESVRSAGERSADWNAAIAALRAEVGEYDAAIQHNRAALERARGHFRARLQLGQLLELTGDIAGAVETYKWFNERMTSGTLPDRAEDMTDLGRGFLRYSVLARNPDVVRRTKHVLTEVYQEAYEFVDAAYWPARLAGAELLLEKHNSKEAVADFQRVLEQNTSVAAAHVGLGWAALEDWNFEECEKRAAEAMKACPPHVGARVLLASTRMIERRYDDAARLATEALETNPNSVEALSVLAAARLRAGEEPAYREAVARVEKINPRCALLHHTLAKWLSAGRQFTDAEAHFKKAIDFSPTWSEPRADLGQLYMETGEEALARRTLEQAFGLDSFNAHTHNLLQLLDQIDHFARLETDHFAVKFDESRDGPIAPYFGEALERVHRDICERFSTTPDKQTIIEIFPDHMGFSVRITGRPFIATVGACTGRVIAMQAPRGTPPFGHYNWATVLRHEFTHTVTLAATENRIPHWMTEGLAVHEEPQPRTWRTKQLLSDAVRHDRLFTLKTIDWGFMRPRRADDRELAYAQSEWMVEYIIERWGEPKIHEMLKGFKDRQTQAEVFEKVLGANEDEFSRAFSTYASKEVNTWGLPDVQVEDSEKLAKQLEAREDDAGLLARYAESLLMDGDVKKAEEIANRALKRDAKQTRALEVLGHILVGRMEAERDEAKRAGLVDDAEPIIRRLLEVDAKNADGIKYLGYIEQARLNWPAAIALLSRYKKMLPDDPASFRRLAGIYLVQGREDEALVELEELARRVEDEPAVPRRIGEIVLKRGKAPEAAKWFRQAIEIDPYDRPSHNGLGEAYLKSSDFMNARRSFDTACRLKPDEPDGWLGLARVAEATGDAEQASKYKERAKSLGGG, encoded by the coding sequence GTGAAGCGCCTCGCAGCCTTTCCAAGTCTCTCTTTCCGCCGCCACGGCGCGCTGCGCCGGCGATTCATCACGCATTCATTCTGTCCGGGCTTCCTGGTCCTCATTGCGCCGGTTCTCGCGCTTGCTTTCGCGTCAGCCCCTGTGCTTGCGAGTCAATCGGAAGAACCCGCCGCCAAATCTCTGCGCGATGCGCGCGATGCGGCGCTGGCCGGCGAATATGAGAAGGCCGTCGATGCGTACGAGTCTGCGGCGAAGGATTCATCGCTTGCCATCGCAGCGGCGTGCGGCCGGGCCGAAGTGGACCTGCTGGTTGGCGACTATCGTGCGGGGATCACGCACTTGGAGTCAGTTCGATCTGCTGGAGAGCGCTCGGCCGATTGGAACGCGGCAATAGCGGCACTGCGGGCGGAAGTCGGCGAGTACGACGCGGCCATTCAACACAATCGGGCGGCGCTGGAGCGCGCGCGCGGCCACTTCCGCGCCCGGCTGCAACTGGGGCAGCTCCTGGAGTTGACCGGGGACATCGCTGGCGCGGTTGAGACATACAAGTGGTTCAACGAGCGGATGACCTCGGGCACGCTGCCGGATCGCGCGGAAGACATGACCGACTTGGGCCGCGGGTTTCTGCGCTACAGCGTGCTGGCGCGCAACCCCGATGTCGTACGGCGGACGAAGCATGTTTTGACGGAGGTCTATCAGGAGGCGTACGAGTTCGTCGACGCGGCGTATTGGCCGGCGCGACTGGCGGGCGCGGAACTGCTGCTGGAGAAACACAATTCGAAGGAAGCGGTGGCGGATTTTCAGCGCGTGTTGGAGCAGAACACGAGCGTCGCGGCGGCGCACGTCGGCCTGGGCTGGGCGGCGCTGGAGGATTGGAATTTTGAAGAGTGTGAGAAGCGCGCAGCCGAGGCGATGAAGGCCTGTCCGCCGCATGTCGGTGCGAGGGTGCTCCTGGCGAGCACGCGCATGATCGAGCGGCGGTATGACGACGCGGCCCGGCTCGCGACCGAAGCGCTGGAGACTAATCCGAATTCCGTGGAGGCGCTGTCGGTGCTGGCAGCGGCCCGGCTGCGAGCGGGGGAGGAGCCGGCCTATCGCGAGGCGGTCGCGCGCGTGGAAAAGATCAACCCTCGGTGCGCGCTGCTGCATCACACGCTGGCGAAATGGTTGTCGGCCGGGCGTCAGTTCACCGATGCCGAGGCGCATTTCAAGAAGGCGATTGACTTCTCGCCGACGTGGTCCGAGCCGCGGGCCGACCTGGGCCAGTTGTACATGGAGACCGGCGAGGAGGCCCTCGCGCGGCGCACGCTGGAGCAGGCCTTCGGGCTGGACAGCTTCAACGCGCACACGCACAACCTGCTGCAACTGCTCGATCAGATCGACCACTTCGCCCGGCTGGAGACGGATCACTTCGCCGTCAAGTTCGACGAATCGCGCGACGGGCCGATCGCGCCGTACTTCGGCGAAGCGCTGGAGCGCGTGCATCGGGACATCTGCGAACGGTTCAGCACCACGCCCGATAAACAGACGATTATCGAAATCTTCCCCGATCACATGGGCTTCTCGGTGCGCATCACGGGGCGGCCGTTCATCGCGACGGTCGGCGCTTGCACCGGGCGGGTCATCGCGATGCAGGCGCCGCGCGGCACGCCGCCGTTCGGGCACTACAACTGGGCGACCGTTTTACGGCACGAGTTCACGCACACCGTCACTCTCGCGGCGACCGAGAACCGCATTCCGCACTGGATGACGGAGGGTCTGGCGGTGCATGAAGAACCGCAGCCGCGGACGTGGCGCACCAAGCAGTTGCTTAGCGATGCGGTGCGGCACGATCGGCTCTTCACGCTGAAGACGATTGACTGGGGATTCATGCGGCCGCGCCGCGCCGACGACCGCGAGCTGGCCTACGCGCAAAGCGAGTGGATGGTGGAGTACATCATCGAGCGCTGGGGCGAGCCGAAGATTCACGAAATGCTCAAGGGATTCAAAGATCGGCAGACGCAGGCCGAGGTGTTCGAGAAGGTGCTGGGTGCAAACGAGGACGAATTCTCACGGGCGTTTTCGACGTACGCATCGAAAGAGGTGAACACATGGGGGCTGCCGGATGTACAGGTGGAAGACTCGGAGAAGCTGGCGAAGCAGCTTGAGGCCCGCGAGGACGATGCCGGGCTGCTTGCTCGCTACGCCGAGTCGCTGTTGATGGACGGCGACGTGAAGAAGGCGGAGGAGATCGCAAACCGAGCGTTGAAGCGCGACGCCAAACAGACCAGGGCGCTGGAAGTGCTCGGGCACATTCTGGTTGGACGCATGGAAGCGGAGCGGGACGAAGCAAAGCGTGCGGGACTGGTGGACGATGCCGAACCGATCATTCGGCGGCTGCTCGAAGTCGATGCGAAGAATGCAGACGGAATAAAATATCTGGGGTATATTGAGCAGGCACGGTTGAACTGGCCCGCGGCGATCGCGTTGCTCTCGCGATATAAGAAGATGCTGCCGGACGATCCGGCATCGTTTCGACGATTGGCCGGGATTTACCTCGTGCAGGGCCGCGAGGACGAGGCGCTCGTCGAGTTGGAGGAGCTGGCGCGGCGCGTCGAGGATGAGCCGGCTGTTCCGCGCCGAATCGGGGAGATTGTGTTGAAGCGCGGCAAAGCGCCGGAGGCGGCGAAGTGGTTTCGCCAGGCTATTGAGATCGACCCGTACGATCGGCCAAGTCACAACGGGCTGGGCGAAGCCTATTTGAAATCAAGCGACTTCATGAACGCCCGACGTTCGTTTGATACAGCTTGTCGTCTGAAGCCGGATGAGCCGGACGGTTGGCTGGGATTGGCGCGAGTGGCCGAGGCGACCGGCGACGCCGAGCAGGCGAGCAAGTATAAGGAAAGAGCGAAGTCACTGGGCGGCGGATGA
- a CDS encoding MazG nucleotide pyrophosphohydrolase domain protein: protein MTLSEAQQLIERMYSAKDRKRGAAGTFLWLMEEVGELAAAIGEGQPHHEKEAEFADVLAWLVTLANVEGVDLTRAMEKYRNGCPGCGEMVCRCDEKR, encoded by the coding sequence ATGACGCTATCGGAAGCGCAGCAACTGATTGAACGCATGTACTCGGCGAAGGACCGCAAGCGCGGAGCCGCCGGGACGTTTTTGTGGCTGATGGAGGAGGTCGGCGAGTTGGCGGCCGCCATCGGCGAGGGTCAGCCGCACCACGAGAAGGAGGCCGAGTTTGCCGACGTGCTGGCGTGGCTGGTGACGCTGGCGAACGTCGAGGGCGTGGATCTCACGCGCGCGATGGAGAAGTACCGCAACGGCTGCCCGGGCTGCGGCGAAATGGTCTGCCGGTGCGACGAGAAGAGGTAG